gtataacaaattaaaattacttatcataatgataatcaaaCTAGTCATTGATGTAAACTTTTGTTTATGTAATGGTATATAACGTTCCTACAAATTCTCTCAGAATCGTGAGAATGCTTGTATTCATGTAATCTTTAATATATAACGTTATATAgcttttgataaaacattttgtgatggaaattgaacaaagaaacactatatgcactttatttttttgtattctaaaGCCACTAGATGTttccttttgaaaataaatgttttagtattataCTAGTatctatttttcaatatttgatttttaaaggtcgatttattgacataaaattttactttagagatacatgtatgactaACCGAAAATCTAAATCagtgtcctttacaaaaatttagattattgagaatcaaaatttacataacaaattTTGTCAGGATTAAATGCAAGTAATCCAATGAATACCTTgcagtagaaaaaaaaactgagtaagagaaaatatttgctggattgtttgtaaaatattatttcagaTTTCACAGATTTTATTACATCAGCAGCATACTTACATGTTCCCCTTAttagaactttttttaaatcttggaAACTGACctaatattctttaaaatgctGAGTGGTCAATAAATTTTTCACCAGGTCTACATAAGAGGTATTTTCTTTAGTTATAAACTATATATTACCggtatttagaaaagaaaaatttcaaatattttcactttaatatttaaatatttttctttatttataaactGAACTCTGCTTTTCAGGTAGATTAATGTAGTTTAAAATAGCTGCGACAATTTAGCTGTCTTACAGAGCTCCATTCTTATCCCAGTGTTTGTTTCTAACAgttgtttaattcatttttaaatatgttaaatactttcaatttttcaatgatGAATTGTATACTTGAGATAtgaattacatacatgtatttgaaaagaaCGCAGTATATACCatgttgatttttataatgGTCTGTGGATCAATGCTCCAATTATttgttaatcaaaatatacaaaaaccGACTTAAGCTTAGTTTGGagtgttaattaattaagaaactgtactcaaattaaaatgaagtcTTTAATAATTTACTTAGAacattatttaaagattttgacATGGATACGTTAGCATTTGAATtgattgatttacatgtaacagtactaaaatttcatattattatcaGAAAAATCCATACATGCTTATCTGCTTTGTGACCAAAGAAAAAGACTTGAAATTGATATGATTATTCAATTGTTATTTTTGCTGTGGTATTTTTCCTAATATAGGAAGGTTCAATGGTAGTAGATCTGTATATATACACACGTAAGTTGTGGGCGTGACTGGTCAGGAAGGCGGACTCCTCGGGAGTGACGGGCTCCGCCAGCTTGGAATGGTAAGCCTGGCAGTAGCTCTACAAAGACCAATGTACAATGGCTGTAAGTGTAGTTATTTCAattgtgtttatttatgttagttatacatgtacatttgtcattttacaacacaactttacatttgcAACGGCATTCCActaatttcaactattcattagGTTTAACAGTTACTGTATTGGTCAACACTGTTGGTCACAAAGTAAGATTTCGACACGGTGTGTAAGTTAAATCAGTACGATATACGTTTACATAGATCTATACAGATATACCCACTGAAGCCATTCCCCAAGGTTCGGGCATTCTTGAGAACATATAACATTTGTTTTTGTACTGAGTCCATCCCGAGCGGCAGCCGGAACCTATCAAAATAGGAAGCAAGACGACTCACTTCCGGCGGAAGTTCTGTGCAGAATACTGTCATTGTACTGTCATCTTTATTGACAAGTACAATTAGTTATCTTCCTCATACTTATAACTTATGTATCATGCAAATCAGTCTGTCTATATAATAAAGTAGCATAATTGTTTTCCATCAAAaaggactttttaaaaaacgtctgtaaagagaatataaatatactaaTATACATTCTCAAAATCATTAATGTACTATACATTCTCAAACATCAGGAAAAAAGCTAAGTCCTGTTAAGGAAGATTTTACTAGTATATTTGCACTATCGGTGTATAACTACCGCATAAAAAATGTTTGGCATGAAGAAGTAACAAAGTTTTATTAACTGATTATCGTGTCTGTAAGCCGCTTACCGTGTGCTACCGCTAGGTAGAAAAACACCAAGACCAGGGGGGATAACTTTCTGGTCGCTATCATAGTTTACCTGACAGTCAATGATAGATCTAGTTAAGGTTGTCAGAAATATGACCAATAGCAGGGTCAAGTGATAAGCATTAGTACTGAAAACTGAGAAATGGATCAAATTATCTCGATATTACTCAACATTTCCTCACAGTCGTGATTAGGtcatcaattttgtttactCTTGGCATTAATGACATTCATTCGGAaatgctatatatttttttttaaatctaatcaAAGCAAATCTTTGGCGTCCCCCACCAACACTAAATGTCACCAGtgttaaaagatataaaagaaaatgaaaatttattaaagtcaactgtatactgtaaattcccaATTATACGCGAGGAATTTTAATATCAGCGTTTAATTGGGAAGTATGATGAAAAATCGGtgtttgcgattttatattgTCGCGTTTTGATGCAAAATGAAACAATCGCTGAATtgagtactcgcgtaaaataaggaatcgaCAGTAATGGTATGCCATATGCATAGAAAACTGAAAATCTACCACTTCAAAAGAGGCCCTTCAATGGAATCAATGGAAAAGAAGTTCTGATATATACAGATAGCACACAAGGACTTTGTAGATATCCGTTAACGATAGTTTGACCCcatattgttattatttccgtaaaaaaaattaaatttgattttatctgATAATACAGGCACACCCTTTTTTAGAATAATGATTGTTATTATTTCCTTGAAAACATATTGTTacgattattttgaaaaaataaacattaaaacataaAGATTGCTTTTATGAGTATCCATCTTAATCAGTCCAACACATTTTGAGATGTTGATCAATTCATATGACATGCCTCCTAGTGTATCATTAGTCATACATTTTAAGAACAACACCAGTAAGGATAGGTTTTACTTACATACAACTTTCTTTatcaattcaatatttttgtgaacATTTATTAATTAGAGTCATTGTTATTTGTCACAAAACCCTTGACCTCGGAGGAGAGATGTTTTCAATTGATGATGCGAACGTTTTTACATACAagaaagtttaacaaagaaTCCCTTTTTATTTAAGcactgaatgcttatttttgaatATCATTGGTCTTACAACACAACAGGTTGTGTAGTTGAATTTAGGTATTATAATTTGTTTGTAGCACTGACGatatacatgaaatatttttgcatCGTCTTTTGTGATGGAaactctattttgagatgggaTAGATATAattaaacaatcatttttttcaaaagtacatatcatATTGGTTAGGTAAGTTTGATCGctacttttaatttaataataataatgatagaTCTATTCAAAACGCGCGGTAATGTTTAGTTGTGAACACGTTCAATAACACACGTCAAGCCTGATCACGGCGTATGAACTCAGTCTTGACGTTTGTTATTGAACATTACCGATatggggaaatatacactgaatgtaaatatatatttaaatcacGCATTGTAAAGAATAATGCATAGATGGGAAGTCCTGAAACTGTACATAGAAACAGCAGGATTTTTTTAAACGTATATCATAGTTTAACCTTTTTGTTCACTTAAAGTTAAGACTGATTGACACGGcttctttttaaacatttttaaaactgtttttcaaagaaactcAGAATTTActtatttgtgaataaaaactgataatgacgaaaaaaaaatttaatatgattGATATAGTTTATGCACAATCAAACTCCATGGTATGATGTgtaatttatacaaatacaatTTATGTACGTCACCCTATAATCGCGATCGGGCTTGCAAAACTGCTTTCTCTGAAATACAAATtacaattgttttgaaaatacctTTCCTTCGTAATAAggcaaaataaatatgaaaatgtcagagagagagagagagagagagagagagagagagagagagagatagagacgTAGCGTTACACACTCGAGTGACATTTCACAGACGAATCTCTCAGACACGTGACAGTGGGTGTCCCTCCATTGTCCGTGAGAGTGTCCGTCCATCAGGACACAATTCTCCCCGGAGTGCCCGTCCGGCTGTCCGTGTCTCCAGTTATTGACCACCAAACTGTGTTGTGTGGAGGAGTATATCCACTGGTTCTCCACAATGACGTCACTTATCCCAATCCAATAAAGGTGTTCTATAAAGTAgagaatttgaatttttgatttttgaatttttagtttatttaGACATCATTAGTGTTGAAAAGCAATCTATAGACAACCATTAGTGGAGGAGTGTCTAAGCAACGTTTTAAACATTAGAAAAACCcccttttcaaaaactttaaaactttCCTCATCATTTGTTGACTATAAATGCCTTACTTTGACTGCTAGCGTGGCTAGCTAGGAATGACTGCTCCCCAGGGGTAATCGGTTCAGCTAACTTCCCTTGGTACGAATGACAGTAGCTCTAAAATGGGAGAAAACCTTAAAGTAATAATATTCTAAAACATAAATTGCACACATATTTTACAGgttttttcctattttttattttaaaaaattgtcatgaTATCAACcatttaaaagttataaaaatctGAATTCTTTTTTATCGTAAAGACatgcatctaaatatataatcaaatgattgtcatttttagaaaaGAGTGACAACGTAGAAAAAGTCAAATCTTCCCGTAGTATAATaagaacatgtatatatagtgttGGGGGATGTTGAAATCCTTCACATAAAATTAGATTTTCCCGGTACTTGGTGCATGAGACTGACATATGCTCGTGAGGGCGTTAACAATAACTTAAGGCGTTCCGTATTGGAAAGATCCGGTGAAACGGGTGTAATGCCAATCACTGCAGTGCACGATAATTGGCATTTGGATGAATCAGGGGtcatacattacatgtatattgatcgATGATAGTAAAATGACTGATTTTGaatatgtgtaaatatttaataatttcttttaaaaatcataatacatgtatatatatatatatgtatagagCATAACTGTTGTgtttattgcagaaaaaattaactACATGCATGAAGGATAAAAATAGGATTGCCACGTTACATTTTTCTTACAATTGCACCTTGTTTATAGTAATGTAcactaaaatatcaaattttagtgTGAAAtacttagtacatgtaattgttattcTACATTTGTAGAGGAAAAGGTTTACTACACGAAAGGCAAAATTTCAACTACAGATATTTTGGAGTACATCATTATTAAACCCTATTGAATCGTTCTGaagatgcaaaaataaaataaaaattttgcgCTTGAGattcaattatatatttttttctatactttgTACATTTGCAATTAGGAAAATAAACGTTATATTAATTAAGATCATTTTATTATACCGAGGCTGTTGGCCAAGGTTCCGCCATGTGTGAAAACATGTAACATTTGTCTGTATATGCCAC
The window above is part of the Magallana gigas chromosome 10, xbMagGiga1.1, whole genome shotgun sequence genome. Proteins encoded here:
- the LOC105326192 gene encoding C-type lectin domain family 10 member A, coding for MVCRSLLLALIYVFTLNSCKGAGCHHGWVAYTDKCYMFSHMAEPWPTASSYCHSYQGKLAEPITPGEQSFLASHASSQKHLYWIGISDVIVENQWIYSSTQHSLVVNNWRHGQPDGHSGENCVLMDGHSHGQWRDTHCHVSERFVCEMSLEESSFASPIAIIG